In the genome of Candidatus Ruthia magnifica str. Cm (Calyptogena magnifica), one region contains:
- a CDS encoding 50S ribosomal protein L11 methyltransferase, with translation MQTNHVESKITISYSDREDELNQVDLLIAYILANPLVDLSEYLFKRIKSDGKIVLSDIL, from the coding sequence AACCATGTTGAATCTAAAATAACTATATCATACAGTGACAGAGAAGACGAGTTAAATCAAGTTGATTTATTGATTGCTTATATCTTAGCTAATCCCTTGGTTGATTTGTCTGAATATCTTTTCAAGAGAATTAAATCAGACGGAAAAATTGTACTATCTGATATTTTGTAA